The Strix aluco isolate bStrAlu1 chromosome 1, bStrAlu1.hap1, whole genome shotgun sequence genome has a window encoding:
- the LOC141931791 gene encoding uncharacterized protein LOC141931791 translates to MDASGALASAPSSAAPSGSRSPMFPPGADREEWGPRFNCAPSTSAAASQAMPASGRKRKANFSNDETETLVWNVVRHFSALYGSEALRAHPVRRKQLWTQIQSRVNFLGYTERSIDDLKHKWRDLRLDVKKKITSKKHLPMNRAGGPLHKPRLTPLEKMVASTFLQASHDSEPEIILDPDLFFPGATKQSFMHLQPGVSHPSIYIDTNGQPSSLPDVEGSAVPRLAVQSPDPSVICEYSRGEGQSSSAESGPELRTPDVSAISPSLRNESLVSYASMSEEEEREGREGERGHGGAAGMQPGPEAPMSAEEDMKLSRQAMLIRRCSSQGSVTSLPEDPLNPVDAHSDWGHEGVSDLPPLGRGLDSSHPEEQAGGPGPEMGALPRVLMGPTWEKPTAEEEPPARSPLHGALTEESLPSSASPPGDAPAAPGPPRGLGCSRLRDDRRESWRTNIHHLLDLEEQWDQLYHQELAMWQEERATQREERARDRELQFRLLGVLTDIRDELRYLRQERASARQSQAPPAEPRPDPSPLLEQPKAEPSFPEPQAGTASWGETAVPSRSPFGNRGRGRRRGRPRGSASRHRRLFLANS, encoded by the exons ATGGATGCCTCGGGGGCTCTTGCTTCGGCTCCCTCCTCCGCGGCTCCCTCGGGCTCCCGCAGCCCCATGTTCCCCCCAGGAGCTGACAGAGAGGAGTGGGGACCGAGGTTCAATTGTGCCCCTTCCACctctgccgcagcctcgcaggcgaTGCCAGCGTCTGGCCGGAAGAGGAAGGCCAACTTCTCCAATGACGAGACTGAGACGCTGGTCTGGAATGTGGTCCGGCATTTCAGCGCCCTGTATGGGTCTGAAGCCCTGCGGGCTCACCCCGTGCGGCGGAAGCAGCTCTGGACCCAAATCCAAAGCCGCGTCAACTTCCTGGGCTACACCGAACGCTCCATCGACGACCTCAAGCACAAGTGGCGCGACCTGCGGCTGGACGTCAAGAAGAAGATCACCTCCAAGAAGCACCTGCCCATGAACCGCGCCGGCGGGCCGCTCCACAAGCCGCGCCTCACGCCCCTGGAGAAGATGGTGGCTTCCACCTTCCTGCAGGCCAGCCACGACTCGGAGCCCGAAATCATCTTGGACCCAG ATCTGTTCTTCCCCGGCGCCACCAAGCAGTCCTTCATGCACCTGCAGCCCGGCGTCAGCCACCCCAGCATCTACATCGACACCAACGGGCAGCCCTCGTCCCTGCCAGACGTGGAGGGCTCTGCCGTGCCCCGCCTGGCCGTGCAGAGCCCCGACCCCTCCGTCATCTGCGAGTACAGCCGGGGGGAAGGACAGAGCAGTTCGG cTGAGTCGGGACCGGAGCTGCGGACTCCAGACGTGTCAGCCATTTCCCCGTCCTTGCGAAACGAGTCCCTCGTCTCCTACGCCTCCATGTCGGAGGAAGAGGAACGGGAAGGCCGCGAGGGGGAGAGGGGCCACGGCGGGGCCGCAGGGATGCAGCCTGGGCCCGAGGCCCCCATGTCTGCGGAGGAAGACATGAAACTGTCCCGCCAGGCCATGCTGATCCGCcgctgcagctcccagggctcCGTCACCTCCCTGCCCGAGGACCCTCTCAACCCCGTGGACGCTCACTCGGACTGGGGCCATGAGGGAGTGTCCGACTTGCCCCCCCTGGGCCGCGGGCTTGACTCCTCGCACCCCGAGGAGCAAGCGGGGGGCCCGGGCCCGGAGATGGGCGCTTTGCCCAGGGTACTGATGGGGCCCACCTGGGAGAAGCCGACGGCGGAGGAGGAGCCCCCGGCCCGCTCCCCGCTGCACGGCGCCCTGACTGAGGAGTCGCTGccctcctccgcctcccccccGGGTgacgctcccgccgcccccggcccgccccgcggccTGGGCTGCTCCCGCCTGCGGGACGACCGCCGGGAGAGCTGGAGGACTAACATCCATCACCTGCTGGACCTGGAGGAGCAGTGGGACCAGCTGTACCACCAGGAGCTGGCCATGTGGCAAGAGGAACGGGCCACCCAGCGCGAGGAGAGGGCCCGCGACCGCGAGCTCCAGTTCCGCCTCCTGGGCGTCCTCACGGACATCCGCGACGAGCTGCGTTACCTGCGGCAGGAGAGGGCCAGCGCCCGGCAGAGCCAGGCGCCGCCGGCCGAGCCCCGGCCGGACCCCAGCCCACTCCTCGAGCagcccaaagctgagcccagcTTCCCCGAGCCACAGGCCGGGACGGCCAGCTGGGGAGAGACCGCCGTGCCCAGCCGCAGCCCCTTCGGaaaccggggccggggccggcgtcGGGGCCGGCCGCGCGGTTCTGCCTCCAGACACAGACGGCTCTTCCTCGCCAACAGCTAG